From one Humulus lupulus chromosome 8, drHumLupu1.1, whole genome shotgun sequence genomic stretch:
- the LOC133796157 gene encoding uncharacterized protein LOC133796157: protein MGQWFLSRHREAYVVTTPLTPKREEILRKRWDEVGSLITLQLNENEYNVMCGEFDAIVNLRSKSCTCKIFDIEKLPCVHAIAAAGKSQPQNTGELIYSMCSKFYTSEYWLLAYAETIYPVPPNSQWTNIPEDVTAIQVITPPEDKTKGRPKINLIPSQGEVSKRQYNCGACGQSGHNAQKCPSRQAPSDVRSTTNM from the coding sequence ATGGGACAGTGGTTCCTTTCTCGTCATCGAGAAGCATATGTTGTGACAACTCCATTGACACCGAAGAGAGAGGAAATCTTAAGAAAAAGATGGGATGAAGTTGGTTCATTGATAACACTCCAATTAAATGAGAATGAGTACAATGTAATGTGCGGAGAATTCGATGCAATAGTGaatttaaggtcaaaaagttgTACGTGCAAAATTTTTGATATCGAGAAGCTTCCGTGTGTTCATGCCATAGCAGCAGCAGGAAAGTCCCAACCTCAAAATACTGGGGAACTTATATATTCGATGTGTTCAAAATTCTACACTTCGGAATATTGGTTGTTAGCATATGCTGAAACGATCTATCCTGTTCCTCCAAACTCACAGTGGACCAACATTCCTGAAGATGTTACTGCAATACAAGTGATAACACCACCTGAAGACAAGACTAAAGGGCGACCAAAAATCAACCTCATACCTTCCCAAGGTGAAGTTTCTAAGAGACAATATAATTGTGGGGCATGTGGGCAATCAGGACATAATGCGCAGAAGTGTCCAAGTCGTCAAGCGCCATCAGATGTTAGAAGCACAACTAATATGTGA